CAAGCCGATGATCTACTACCCGCTCAGTGTGTTGATGCTGGCTGGGATTCGTGAGGTGTTGGTCATCACCATGTTGCATGAGCAGCCGTTGTTCCAGCGCCTGCTGGGTGATGGTACGCAATGGGGCATGGAGATTCGTTATGCGGTACAGCCTCGTCCCGATGGTCTGGCACAGGCCTATCTGATTGGCCGTGCATTTGTCGATGACAAGCCGAGTTGCCTGATCCTGGGGGACAACATTTTCTATGGGCATGGTCTGACCGACACGCTATGTCATGCCGATGCTCGTACCGTGGGCGCCACCGTGTTTGGCTATTGGGTCAGTGATCCGGAGCGCTATGGCGTGGCGGAATTCGATGGTGACGGTCGCGTGATCAATATTGAGGAGAAGCCAGCACGGCCACGTTCCCACTATGCGGTGACCGGGTTGTATTTCTACGATGGGCGCGCGCCTGCATTCGTTGCTGAACTGACGCCTTCGGCGCGTGGCGAGTTGGAGATTACTGATCTCAACCGCCGTTATTTAGCCGAAGGCGCGTTGCACCTGGAGGTGCTTGGGCGCGGTTATGCATGGTTGGATACAGGGACCCACCAGTCGCTGCACGATGCTTCCAACTTCATTGGAACCATCCAAGCGCGGCAGGGCTTGCAGGTGTGTTGTCCGGAGGAGATCGCGTTCTGGAAGGGGTGGATTGATGCGACGCATTTGGAGCGTTTGGCGGCACCGTTGGCAAAGAATGCTTA
This region of Xylella taiwanensis genomic DNA includes:
- the rfbA gene encoding glucose-1-phosphate thymidylyltransferase RfbA; this encodes MTQRKGIILAGGAGTRLYPITQGIGKQLLPVYDKPMIYYPLSVLMLAGIREVLVITMLHEQPLFQRLLGDGTQWGMEIRYAVQPRPDGLAQAYLIGRAFVDDKPSCLILGDNIFYGHGLTDTLCHADARTVGATVFGYWVSDPERYGVAEFDGDGRVINIEEKPARPRSHYAVTGLYFYDGRAPAFVAELTPSARGELEITDLNRRYLAEGALHLEVLGRGYAWLDTGTHQSLHDASNFIGTIQARQGLQVCCPEEIAFWKGWIDATHLERLAAPLAKNAYGLYLLDLAQRGRLP